The DNA window TGAGTTTAACAAAATGATTAGTTATATAGCTTTTGTGAAATATTTTCAGACTGAAGGTGCAGCTGAGAAAAGAGGAGTTCACACATGGGATACATTTACTCATGTTTATCCAGGTTATTTTTTAGGTTAAATATGTTTATAGTTAGTGAAgtatatattctttttataaagtggttatcgaattatgaaaaattatgaagcagttataaaactattatatatttataaaacagtaaccgaactataaaaaattatataaaatttatctgaCTATAgtctttttaataatataattaccgAACTATGATTAGTTTACAAAATAATTGATGGATTGTTGCATGATTGTACAATCTTTTCTTATTCGCATTTATAGTTTggtaactgttttataaaaaattatagttcggtaattttttttataatttttttgataactattttgtaaaatttaatagtCTGGTAAcggttttataaatttttataattcaataactattttataaaaaaactataattcgataaacacataaatattcactacaagaaatactagaattagcagcaaacATTTTTGTTGCTAATAGTactaaaattgttactattaacatatagcaataaaaaaaaatttgtggcatgttgctgctaataaaatGTTGCCTTAAataattggtaacaaaatttgCTGTAAAATGTTGCTATAACTTGATTAATGGCAGcaactttttaaattaatgctgcaaaatgttttttagcagcacaaaaaaattagctgcaaaACATTTTGTTGCCATATACAGAAttttttatagtgatttaattttttttcttttttctctgcTCCCTCTTAGTGGTATACAATTAAacatgtttgtaattgtttcagAAAGGATAACCGATGGCAGCAATGGAGATATTGCaactgaattttattataattttcaaGTAAGAGATTTttgatcaaattttttatactatgaatatactataattttttatactatGAATATGATCAATAGTGAATATTGTTCCTGCAGAAAGATATTGAAATAATGAATAAACGGATGGGTATGAATGCTTTTAGATTTTCCGTTGCATGGTCAAGAATAATACCTAGTAAGTACTATAATATTCGATAAATATATTATCTCTTTCTTCCGTtccaatttatattaattttctttgaCGATTaggtattatatatttatatagttgCTCCATCCTTTTCCATAATTCTTACCAATATTTATATGGCTTAACCTAAGGCCatgtacttttaattttttaatttttttatctcttttaaatttgttattcgACATGTTTGtactatttgatttttattttatagatctTTTTAAgattaattgcaaattcatacacgaactttaccctaatttgtaattacaacataaactttgaaacttggcaatgttagtaaccaactttacacttttggcaaatcgatacaccaaatacgaaaaacactaacgtagACATTGTAATATACTGCCGTGTGTCATTacgtgattggtcggtgtaccaatttgtcaaaaatgaaagttggttactgacattctCAAGTTTCGAAGTTtatattgtaattgcaaattagggtaaagttcgtgtatgcatttgcaattaCCCATCTTTTTATGGACGAAATTATTGCTCATTTTTTGTTAAGCAACTAAcaatttttacataaaaatgataaaaaggcctaatatttttaatttttagtttatttgatCCTCTTTTAAGTATTTTCATCTAACAAgtctatatatttaaaaaaaaattatttatcttgATTCATCTTCCAAATTTGATGATGTGTcatattttatctaaaaatcgAGTAGgccaatatttaaaatagaataaaaatttgCTTCTGCCTAGGCAGCAGGTCATTCGTGCAACCTGTGTGCTGGCAGCCTCTCAGGCTGCCAGCACACAATGTTATAATTGTTTTCTGAACTGGTTAATGAGTCAGTTCAATATTGATTAGTTTACCATTTCAGTCCTCAAATTTTAACATACACCATTATTTGATctaaaactttttttataaatcatttgAACAAAATTACGAAAGCTAAAACTGAATTTTGTTAAATTCACATGGTTAATGCAAGCGATTCCAAGTGGGTTCgttcttaattaaatttaattagcaGATGCATGTATGAAGATATTAATTATTGCTGCAAATGATGGTACCCAAAGTGTAAtgattaattcatttttatttaagatttgtttgttttgatttcagatttcaATAAGATTTGAGATAATAGGAAACtggttattatattttgatcaTAAGAGatattaattacaaattatatataaaatatttgattaaacAGAAAGTGATAATGAAAATACTAATTGTATATGAAGTATTTACGAGTTTGTTCTGGCCATTAGCGCCAAAACCTTAAGTTCTGCAAATTTAATAGTACATACCTGGTTTTTGGACATTCAAGTTGGATTTGGTATAAATATGAGCTTTAACCATAATATGGTGGCCATTTGTAATGAAATTAATCAGAATTAATTTCACTCTCGTAATTCAGTTAAAATAATGGTTGCTTTAAAAAtatagggactaaagtggttaATTAATAGCTACCGGAATGATTAATTAACcatttcattaaaaatttactaaCACGCCTTGAAGACTGCCAACACATAGGTTGAAGGAACTTCCTACTGCCTAGACAGCAGGAAAATTTTGTTCTTTGAAATTGGCCTCACACTTTTCACAGTGAGTGTAATGCACACTCCTCATCCAAAAGAGAACCtacaaatttcaaataaaataaatataaaaactagaaaaacttaatattttaaaaaaatcacataaataaaatatgtaaaataaatttattttaagatgGATTCCGcatatcaatatttttataagccTACATGCAAACTTGTAAGATATCAACCTACTTCTACTGAACTACTACTATTATGATATAATATAATCtcacaaaaaaaatcaacctTTTATCCTTCTCAATTGCACCCTTAAAATCGCCAATTATACCTAAAtatacacgtttggatttcaattgTATCCAATTTTGTAAATTAGACTCTTTTTCattcgaaaaaaattaaaaaaaatgataaatgaattatttgaactctttttcatttgaacaattcaaaatgaatgACTTGTTGGAACCATTTTTAATGAGaaagaggtcaatttagtacttatggatacaattgaaagtgaaaagtGTGAATTTTGATACAATTGTTGATTTTACAGCGTCAGGGTGATATTGAAACAGGGGATAAAAAGTCGAGATTTTTGGAGATATTATGCCTAAAGTATATAATATTtgtattactaaaaaaataaatatatttccaaattcaacaaaatctctaactaatttaatattaattatgcaTAAAAcactatattataattataatatatttaatccaactcataaaattatctttatctaacaaaactctaactaatttaacatttattataatgttaaaatatattagtataattataacaaatttaattagtataattaatataataaataattttaatccgACTCACATATATTTTCTAATTCAACaaaaattctaactaatttaaGATTAAGTGTAAATAAAAcacaatatcatttaaaacaaactTAATACAACTCACAATATATTTTCCAATCCAACaaactctaactaatttaattttgataatatataatacattgataatggtataattataataaatgtaataaattatatataaatattattgaagtcaattaattttaaaattaataaattaaaatatttttttctaacgaaaactctaattaatataatattgattacaaataaaatatatttgcaTAGTTATTAATGAGTTTgattagtatataaatttacGAGTCACATTACGATCCACCTACGTAACACGTAATATGAAGctattcttttataaaatgCAGGTGGGAAAATAAGTGAAGGAATAAGCGAGGAAGGAATCGACTTTTACAATAAAGTTATCGATGAAACTATACACAATGGtacaactttttaaattttctatgagttccattttaattttagaatgtctcattttaaaatgtttaattttattattgctATTTTATAAATTCACTATAGTTTTGGAGATGTAAATTCATTTTCccattttcaaataataaaataataattaatattcagcATAATAATTGTATACAAATACTTTATCACAAACGATGTGGCGCCATTTTACTTACTATCGGTCCTTTTCAAAggtgtattatttaaattaaaaataaaatctattgattatatatatttgtaattaAATCCTCTATTGTGAAATGTGATATGCAGGAATGGTGCCTTTTGTAACCATATTTCATTGGGATGTTCCTCAAGATATTGAAGATAGCTATGGTGGATTTAGAAGCCATAACATAGTGTAAGCATGAAATTCATCACTTTGCTTCTACCTTAAGTTTAGAGATCAAATTTCTATTCTTCTTTTATAGGTTGATGGCttgattttataatgttttttctaattttgtGAACTTATAATAGATCCGATTACAACGATTATGCGGAACTTTGCTTTAAAAGATTCGGGGATAGAGTGAAGAATTGGATCACTTTCAACGAACCCCATATTTTCATTTGGCAAGGCTATGATTTGGGTGTTTTGGCTCCAGGCCGAGGTTCAGCTTGGGTTAATCCAGCATGCGTTGCAGGAGACTCAGGAACTGAACCTTACATAGTGGCTCATAATTTACTCCTTGCTCATGCAGCAGCTGTTGCAACATATAAGAAACATGTACTTAAGTAAAAATGTTACGTAAAATGTTTATTACCATtacaaatatttcaattaatgctagataaaaacataataaattatctTCTTGTTCTTACAATTGTAGGGTTTTGATGGCAAGATTGGTATAACACTTGATATAACATGGGCAAAACCTTACTCCGCCAGTGCAGACGATCTTCAATCTGTCTACCGATACCTTGATTTTGAGTTTGGTTGGTTAGTATTACTTGCCACATAAGCtatatacatttttttcttataattagAAAGGGAAaaacgcttgtgggaggaattgaactaCGACCTTAACAGTTTGTTGTccagcgcttatatcatttgagctacagctcaTTGGTATATCCATTTATTCGATTAACGATATGATCTGAtgacataaattttttattatgttcGCAGGTTTATGAAACCCATAACGCACGGTGACTATCCAAGTATAATGCGAGAGTTAGTTGGAGATCGATTGCCAGTTTTTAATGAAACTGAATCCAACTCTTTAAAAGGATCTTATGATTTTATTGGTATAAACTACTATACTTCAACTTATGCCTCTGCCAATGTCATAGTTGATCCTGATCCGACTCATATTCGATATACAACCGATATGTCTGTTAGTTTGACGAGTAAGTAGTTTTATCAATATcggttaattatataattttttttttaatgaacgTTATAATTTATCTTCAAATATCCATCTTTTTGTTATAGAGTGTGATATAAATGGACAAAGCATTGGTTTCCAGGTTAGTGTTTACTTTTTTTCCTGTTTGCATTAGACATTGAATCTCTTATTAAAAAACTTTAATATTTGTGTATCAATTGTTATGATTGATGTGGTAATTTGATACATTTTCTTATTTATACAATATGTTTGTGGGAAGGGATCATAAATTAGCACATTAACATCAAACTAATCTAATCGAAAACAAATGATTGTATATAATTGATagataaaagtattttttaaaataatttaaaaaacttatttacgTACATTTGCAGGCTTCTCCATCTTGGTTGTATGTTGCTCCTGAAGGATTTGAAACCGCTCTAATATATGTCAAAAATGAATATGGGAATCCAATCATTTATATAACTGAAAATGGTAAGTCctttttgaagaaaataaaaattattaattaatttaactctattaaaaatttatggtcTAAAATATTGATATGGCATATCATATATTTGAGTTCAtgtatttattttggttttagCATTAGAtcttctatatttttatttgtcaatattgagcttttatacttttaattttataaatattggaTGCCTCCATCATAGTATGTGTTACTATTTGTCAATACATATGAAAAAGAAATCTAAATTAGGTacttaatataaaacaaaactgAAAGTGCAAGGACTAACTTTTAAAtagagttaaaatataaaaaaatatagaaaatttaTAACAGTTACACTAAAATCAGGTGAAGTGCACATACGTATTTTATTTCCGTAATGGAGGGACCtaatgtatataaaatttaaagtgtaggaattcaatattaataaacaaaaatatagaaattcaaatatctattttacatatttgaaaTTGTAAATATGTTCAGGAATTGGTGATCCGGTAGGTCTTTCTCCATCAGATGCTCTTAAAGATATATGGAGAATATCATATCATACTCTGCATTTGTGGAAACTGCTTAGAGCAATTTGGTGAGTTCAagtattatttcaaattttaaatttgttgtaaatgggtaaaatttcttattattattatgatataaaacatttaactaatttttattgttttgacaCATTAGTAACTGAAAATGACTTAAAAGCTCTTGTTTAATATCTCTTTGAAATGTTAAAAgttaagtaaaaataaaaattagaaaataaatagtGGATCTATAAAAGTTCACATACCAATagtatacttttttctattattattattattattattattattaatattattattattattaattttgttttgcaGTGATCACAAAGTCAGAGTAAAGGGGTATTTTGCTTGGTCATTCATAGATAATTTTGAATGGACAAATGGGTATACCGTAAGAATGGGGTTCTATGCTACAGATACGAAGCTGATAAGAACTCCAAAATGGTCTGTTAATTGGTTTGAGAGATTCTTGAAACACAATAATGCCATTGGTGGTACCAAATACAGTTTTCCACTGtatttaaatgataaacaaaaaaattaagatacatatatatttattcttatttaggGGATAAACAAAAAACTTAAGATATATATGCTCTGTTTTGAAGGAATGTTTGTAATAATAGAAAGAACGGATAATCTTTCAAAATGTTATCTATCTTGTTTcctttcaaataaatccttacaaAAATAGTCCAATTATAAAGATGGGGACATCTAAGGTGAGAGAATTTTTTAGGTAGGTGATCCATATATTTGGATTTCTGCATTGTAAAACCTTTTTGCATTGAaacctttcatttttatttatcaatttttaattattatatttttaattttgaagatATTCGGTTAAGTTTTTTGTCATAGAAATAAAGTATGTGTACCACGCGTTGTTTGCGAgattgagataaaaaaatttacttgtTTTTTAGTATTAatctttttacaaaataaatttatctaccCACGACCTTAGTATTTTTAGCAAATGTTTTCTGATAATGTTGAAAATTCCAATTGATGTGCCATATTTTCTATCTATTGTTGAGTGATGTTTAATTTGGCATTAGTTTTAATAATGGTTGGAATGTCTATTGTACAAAGTGTTGTTTGTCAGCATAAATCGATAAGATTAGGGTGAACCGACAATTAAGCAAGCCGTTCAAATTGATACATGTTGAAAGTTTGATGTGATTCATTGATTTTTTgtcctaaattttaaaatttgttatttgtcACATTTTGGCATGATTGACAATTTCTTGTATGGTTGGGAAAACATGGTAGTTCACTACagattttgagagttttgaacttaaaaattataattttttgtgttGTGTGAATTGATTACGCGCTTAATTTCTAGAATATGAATTGTATCCGTTTAAAATTAGATGAGTTTATAGCGTGAAAAAATAATGGCATATAGGATTACATCTTTTTGGGATATAATCAAAGTTGATATTATTAAAGCTACTCAGGAGGCCTTCACTTCTGGTAAGATTCTGAGACAAACTAATGCTACTTCTATTATTGTTGTGCCTAAAAATGCTGATGCTGATAGTCTCATTGATTTTAGGCCTACAACTTGTTGTAATGTCATTTACAAAATTGTTACTAAGGTCAATTTTGCTGAACTAAGTCCTTTTTTTTAACCCTTAGTAGATTACAAGAGAAGCTACTAAGTAATAATTTGAATGGAAGCACTATCAAGGCAAAATCTCTGTTTTGCCGATTGAACCAGCCGATGAGCGTCCTTGTTAGCGTCTCGTTTTATCCATTTGAAGTGGCAATGATCAAAGGAGGTTGAAGTTAGCCATATATCTTGACAGATTCCCCATGCTATAGCTAATTGGCAATCCTTTCCATTAATCGAATTGGAGACCTGAATGGCATCTCCCTTGAAAATCACTTTTCGCCACCCCATATGCTTTGCCCATATCATTGCTTCCCGTAGCGCAAGAAACTCTAGTGTCCCTGGATCCCAGATACCTCGGAAGGACCTTGCAAAATTACCTATCACCTCTCCCCTCATGTTCTTTGCAATGCCAGCAACTGAGCCCGCTTTAAGCTCCTGCATGGTACCCCCATCATATTCAATCCTTATGGCGTCTTGTCGTTCGTCATCTAGAATTCTACTGATATTAGACGCCCTTCTTGAGGTGTCGTTTCCACAATTCCCAGCCCCTTCACCCCTATTTTTGTCAACTATTTGAGCATCCTCATATTCTTGTCTGTACTGAACTACATGAGCTTTAGATTCTTCCACAGTCCAATCCTTATTTGTGAATATTTTGGCATTTCTAGCCTTCCAAATGGCATTTCTGAACTAAGTCCTTCACTTATGCATCTTATCTCCCAAAATCAGTATGCTTTTGTCCTTAAAAGATCAATTGCTCATAATATTATGTTAGCTCATGAGTTGGTTAAAAACTACCACAAGAAAGGTCCTCCTAAGTGTTTTCTAAAAATTGATCTAAAAAAAGCTTATGATTCCATctcttgaaattttattaaagaaatGCTCATTGGCCTAAACTTTCCTAGAAAACTCATTTCCCTTATCATGTATTGCGTTAGGACTACTAGATTCTCTATCCAGTGGAATGGCACTGTTGGGAATAAATTTTTCTCTAGAAAAGGGTTTAGACAGTAGGGCCCTATGTCCCCCCTCTTGTTTGTTCTTTGTATGGATTATATGTCTATGAATATTTCTAAAACTGATTCTGAGTTTCAATTCCACTATGAGTGTAAAAACCTTAAAgttaatcatttgatttttactGATGATGTCTTACTTTTCTGCTATAGGAATCTGAAGTCTGTCTCCTTCCTCATGGAAAAGCTTAATAGCTTTAAAAATATGTCTGGCCTCCAGGTCAACTTGAACAAAAGTCATATTtgttgttgtaacattgatttCCCTGAGACAACTGCCACTCTTAATATGTTGGGGTTCAATGAGGGTTCTCTTCCTCTTAGATACTTATGTATTCCCTTAATATCTTCTAGGTTGACTAAACAGGATTTCGAAggcattataaataaaattactagcAGGATTCATAGTTGGGCCAGTAGATTTTTATCTTATGCTGGTAGAATTCAATTGattaatgtaatatcccgtatttttctttgGCTTTTTCCGTCGATCTTTTGATAATATTTAAGTCGTTTCTTGTTTcggtcgtggttcgattcgtgtgCGGGTTATGTTGGGTCTGTTGACCCATGACTTATGTAATTTCGTCGGTTGGGCTCATGTGGCCCAAGATTTATTTTTTCTCTCTTGCATGTGCCTTGTTGGCGTGGCCATGTATATACAATTAGAACAGTGTCTCAATTGACACACTATTATTGTATCAtctgataaataataataataataataataataataatagtagtaataataatattaatggtAACAAAACAATGGGTATAATtggaatttcaaatttttctattgaaaaccctaaacctaataatgtatatttataggagacttaacttttttttttaggaAAACCAAGACAGTTAAAGTGATGCGGCTCATATGCT is part of the Mercurialis annua linkage group LG3, ddMerAnnu1.2, whole genome shotgun sequence genome and encodes:
- the LOC130014673 gene encoding beta-glucosidase 24-like; amino-acid sequence: METVITSQDTSPEDLPIFDCSSFPDGFIWGTALSAYQTEGAAEKRGVHTWDTFTHVYPERITDGSNGDIATEFYYNFQKDIEIMNKRMGMNAFRFSVAWSRIIPSGKISEGISEEGIDFYNKVIDETIHNGMVPFVTIFHWDVPQDIEDSYGGFRSHNIVSDYNDYAELCFKRFGDRVKNWITFNEPHIFIWQGYDLGVLAPGRGSAWVNPACVAGDSGTEPYIVAHNLLLAHAAAVATYKKHGFDGKIGITLDITWAKPYSASADDLQSVYRYLDFEFGWFMKPITHGDYPSIMRELVGDRLPVFNETESNSLKGSYDFIGINYYTSTYASANVIVDPDPTHIRYTTDMSVSLTKCDINGQSIGFQASPSWLYVAPEGFETALIYVKNEYGNPIIYITENGIGDPVGLSPSDALKDIWRISYHTLHLWKLLRAICDHKVRVKGYFAWSFIDNFEWTNGYTVRMGFYATDTKLIRTPKWSVNWFERFLKHNNAIGGTKYSFPLITSFWDIIKVDIIKATQEAFTSGKILRQTNATSIIVVPKNADADSLIDFRPTTCCNVIYKIVTKVNFAELSPFF